One window from the genome of Rhodococcus sp. ABRD24 encodes:
- a CDS encoding AraC family transcriptional regulator gives MNVTVDPSDWDEAEDVVSDAYFPHDLTPVSADSEPNVNVRAMQLGSLRLARIGWGAEVSVGTEHPGGYAVNIPLSGRIESVSAGRDVISDVGKASVFRPDTPAVITRWTADCEILGIKIDRDYLHRELARVLGRPDRRLPDQVDLSTAAGQNWMGLLRSIVRQIRDGEVLWQTPVVAEQLSGALTGAFVLAVLPDAAAAPPRPRIVKRVLDRIDEDPSLAWTASDMAEAAGVSVRRLQEGFREYLGMCPRDYLLDVRLSRIHDDLMAGDPSVTSVTDVALHWGITHTGRFAAAYRRKYGYAPSETLRS, from the coding sequence ATGAACGTGACCGTCGACCCAAGTGATTGGGACGAGGCGGAGGACGTGGTCTCCGATGCGTACTTCCCGCACGACCTGACGCCGGTCTCGGCCGATTCCGAGCCGAATGTGAACGTGCGGGCCATGCAGTTGGGGTCGCTGCGCCTGGCGCGGATCGGTTGGGGAGCAGAGGTTTCCGTGGGAACGGAGCACCCTGGAGGGTACGCGGTGAACATTCCGCTGTCGGGCCGGATCGAATCGGTCAGTGCCGGCCGCGACGTGATCTCAGATGTGGGGAAGGCGTCCGTGTTCCGGCCGGATACCCCGGCTGTGATCACGCGGTGGACCGCGGACTGCGAGATCCTCGGCATCAAGATCGACCGGGACTACCTGCACCGCGAACTGGCGCGCGTCCTCGGACGTCCTGACCGCCGGTTGCCCGATCAGGTGGACCTGTCGACCGCGGCGGGGCAGAACTGGATGGGGTTGCTGCGCTCGATCGTCCGGCAGATACGGGACGGTGAGGTGCTGTGGCAGACCCCGGTTGTTGCCGAGCAGTTGTCGGGAGCCCTCACCGGAGCGTTCGTATTGGCGGTCCTGCCCGACGCCGCGGCGGCACCGCCGCGGCCGCGCATCGTCAAGCGGGTACTCGATCGTATCGACGAGGACCCGTCCCTCGCGTGGACTGCGAGCGACATGGCTGAGGCCGCAGGTGTGAGCGTCCGGCGTTTGCAGGAGGGGTTTCGGGAGTACCTGGGCATGTGTCCGCGCGATTACCTACTCGATGTCCGACTCTCGCGGATCCACGACGACCTGATGGCGGGAGATCCGTCGGTCACGTCGGTGACCGACGTTGCTCTGCACTGGGGTATCACCCACACCGGGCGGTTTGCGGCGGCCTATCGGCGCAAGTACGGGTATGCGCCCTCGGAGACATTGCGGTCGTGA
- a CDS encoding muconate/chloromuconate family cycloisomerase, producing the protein MPDPDLAIVSIETTIIDVPLVRPHKFATTTAEKQPILLVAITTAGGVTGHGEGVVPGGPWWGGESVETMKAIVDRYIAPYIIGRGVDEITGIMVDLEKIVANARFAKAAVDVALHDAYARHLGVGVHTLLGGAFRTGVDVRWALGAAPVEEILDEVAHKMEARLNFSFKLKMGALDPAVDTERVVSIAQSLGGKAGVSIDVNARWDRFTALRFVPELVDGGVELIEQPTPAEQIEVLAELNHLVAAPVMADESVHTPHDALEIARIGAADVIALKTTKCGGLQRSKEVVAVAKAAGIRCHGATSIEGPIGTAASIHFACAEPGINFGTELFGPQLFAVELLQTPLDYSEGQVHLPQGPGLGVELDMEVVRHLARD; encoded by the coding sequence ATGCCCGACCCCGATCTCGCCATCGTCTCCATCGAGACGACCATCATCGACGTGCCACTGGTGCGTCCGCACAAGTTCGCCACCACGACCGCCGAGAAGCAGCCGATCCTGCTCGTCGCGATCACCACCGCCGGCGGTGTCACCGGCCACGGCGAGGGTGTGGTCCCCGGCGGACCCTGGTGGGGTGGCGAATCCGTCGAGACGATGAAGGCGATCGTCGACCGCTACATCGCGCCGTACATCATCGGCCGGGGTGTGGACGAGATCACCGGCATCATGGTCGATCTCGAGAAGATCGTGGCGAACGCGAGATTCGCGAAGGCCGCCGTCGACGTCGCACTGCACGACGCGTACGCCCGGCACCTCGGTGTCGGGGTACACACGCTACTCGGTGGCGCATTCCGCACCGGCGTCGATGTCCGCTGGGCTCTCGGCGCCGCTCCGGTCGAGGAGATTCTCGACGAAGTTGCGCACAAGATGGAAGCGCGGCTGAACTTCTCCTTCAAACTCAAGATGGGTGCGCTGGACCCGGCAGTCGACACGGAGCGGGTGGTCTCGATCGCGCAGTCGCTCGGTGGCAAGGCGGGCGTGAGCATCGACGTCAACGCGCGGTGGGACCGCTTCACTGCGTTGCGTTTCGTGCCCGAACTCGTCGACGGCGGTGTCGAACTGATCGAGCAGCCCACCCCCGCCGAGCAGATCGAGGTGCTCGCCGAGCTCAATCACCTCGTCGCCGCACCGGTGATGGCCGATGAGTCGGTGCACACGCCGCACGACGCCCTCGAGATCGCCCGGATCGGAGCCGCCGATGTCATTGCCCTCAAGACGACGAAATGCGGTGGGTTGCAACGGAGCAAGGAAGTTGTCGCGGTCGCGAAGGCGGCCGGCATCCGCTGTCACGGCGCCACGTCCATCGAGGGGCCCATCGGCACCGCCGCCTCGATCCACTTCGCCTGCGCTGAGCCGGGCATCAATTTCGGAACCGAACTGTTCGGCCCCCAGCTGTTCGCCGTCGAACTGTTGCAGACCCCCCTCGACTACTCCGAGGGTCAGGTCCACCTGCCGCAGGGGCCCGGGCTCGGCGTCGAACTGGACATGGAAGTCGTCAGGCATCTCGCCCGCGACTGA
- a CDS encoding flavin reductase family protein — MDSRRLRNIFGQFASGVTVITCTKPDGTPHGATVTAFTAVSLEPRLCQVTMTRTSKACSFLSGSPFAVNILAADQTDVALHFAGRPQAPEPVWEQGPTAPILAGSAATLSCVPWREYDGGDHVIFIGEITDARCRDVDPLLFYRSTFHDLGAPSGSAAWNGSMDDPHRGWFDSETAFVPLHLSGATT, encoded by the coding sequence ATGGATTCGCGTCGACTGCGAAACATATTCGGACAGTTCGCAAGTGGAGTCACTGTCATCACCTGCACCAAGCCGGACGGCACACCCCACGGCGCAACCGTCACAGCCTTTACGGCGGTCTCCCTCGAACCGCGACTGTGTCAGGTGACGATGACGCGAACCTCCAAAGCATGTTCGTTCCTGTCTGGATCACCGTTCGCCGTGAACATCCTCGCTGCGGACCAGACCGATGTCGCGCTTCATTTCGCCGGTCGCCCGCAGGCCCCCGAACCGGTCTGGGAGCAAGGTCCGACCGCACCGATCCTCGCCGGCAGTGCGGCCACCCTGTCCTGCGTCCCGTGGCGCGAATACGACGGCGGCGACCACGTGATCTTCATTGGCGAGATCACCGACGCACGGTGTCGCGACGTCGATCCGTTGCTTTTCTACCGCAGCACTTTCCACGATCTCGGCGCGCCGAGTGGGAGTGCCGCCTGGAACGGATCGATGGACGATCCGCACCGCGGCTGGTTCGACTCCGAGACCGCTTTCGTACCGCTGCACCTGTCGGGTGCCACCACATGA
- the catC gene encoding muconolactone Delta-isomerase gives MALFHVRMDVDIPRDLESTVRDETIAREKAYSQELQRQGKWAHLWRIVGQYSNISIFDVDSSDELHEILWNLPLFPFMTIEVTPMTKHGSSIR, from the coding sequence ATGGCACTGTTTCACGTCCGGATGGACGTCGATATCCCCCGCGATCTGGAATCCACGGTGCGGGACGAGACGATCGCCCGCGAGAAGGCGTATTCGCAGGAGCTTCAGCGTCAGGGTAAGTGGGCGCACCTCTGGCGAATCGTCGGGCAGTACAGCAACATCAGCATTTTCGATGTGGACTCGTCCGACGAACTCCACGAGATCCTGTGGAACCTGCCACTCTTCCCGTTCATGACCATCGAGGTAACGCCGATGACGAAGCACGGCAGCTCGATCCGCTAA
- a CDS encoding IclR family transcriptional regulator C-terminal domain-containing protein translates to MSNEDRDFIQSIERGFAVLLAFDEQDPTPSLAELATKTDLSRPAVRRILLTLQKLGYVAANGTRWSLTPRVLSIAQHYSASHALVESAMPQLVQLSERTSESASLGVLDGADVVYVARVPVRRIMSINVSVGTRVPAYATSMGRALLAWAPDATVERVIAGTRFEKLATSTVTSAEDLRAELDRVREFGYALTSAELEEGLISLAAPVRDATGAVVAVTACSTSSGRSTPEEFRDAAAQHVVSAANALSADLGHRG, encoded by the coding sequence ATGTCAAACGAAGACCGGGATTTCATCCAGAGCATCGAACGGGGCTTCGCCGTGCTGCTCGCATTCGACGAGCAGGACCCCACCCCGTCGCTCGCCGAACTCGCCACCAAGACCGACCTGTCCCGCCCGGCGGTGCGCCGCATCCTGCTCACCCTTCAGAAACTCGGCTACGTCGCCGCGAACGGCACCCGGTGGTCGCTCACACCCCGCGTCCTGAGCATCGCCCAGCACTACTCCGCGTCCCACGCCCTCGTCGAATCCGCCATGCCGCAGCTCGTTCAACTGTCCGAGCGCACAAGCGAATCCGCCTCGCTCGGCGTACTCGACGGGGCCGACGTGGTGTACGTCGCCCGCGTGCCCGTGCGACGAATCATGAGCATCAACGTCTCGGTCGGCACCCGCGTGCCGGCCTACGCAACATCGATGGGGCGCGCACTGCTCGCCTGGGCGCCGGACGCAACCGTCGAGCGAGTGATCGCCGGAACCCGGTTCGAGAAGCTTGCGACGTCCACGGTGACTTCCGCCGAAGATCTGCGAGCCGAACTGGACCGAGTACGAGAATTCGGCTATGCACTCACCTCCGCGGAACTGGAGGAGGGCCTGATCTCGCTCGCCGCGCCCGTCCGCGACGCGACGGGGGCTGTCGTCGCGGTCACCGCGTGCTCCACCTCCTCCGGGCGCAGCACCCCCGAAGAGTTCCGCGACGCCGCTGCGCAGCACGTCGTCTCCGCCGCGAACGCGCTCAGCGCCGACCTCGGCCACCGCGGATGA
- a CDS encoding PH domain-containing protein, which yields MLLVHPINEVVKLLPVVAVSVVVGSRSGNQYWSLVAIVVLVIYGVLRWFTTSYRVGPVHVQLRRGVFQRKVLSVPRTRIRSVDVEAGLLHRLLGLAVVRIGTGRQTQGVDESDKFELNALDASVVPGLRAALLAGHRTPPTGPDDAAVPTSQTNEVPNADSATEIGHWSPSWVRYAPFSVTGLIAVGALVGVIFQYGLADRIAKSPTISEGVDSAEQAGALILALLGLLALVVLFVAASVFACARYLVVYGRMSITDNGRTLHVSHGLLRTRQTTLDRARLRGATLAEPLLLRLAGGARLDAIMTGVSAEHSESSLLLPQSPRAEAERVMATVIGDDRQATVALVPHGAAARRRRYARALWPAVLAALVAVALAVAGCDVPWPVWAGVAAVAVAGTGLAWDRYRGLGHAVLPGWLITRSGSLDRRRDSVEAAGIIGWTVRQTFFQRRAGVASVIAATPAGTGRYVVHDLPVEQAWALIDAVTPGAGGIWRRSV from the coding sequence ATGCTGCTGGTACACCCCATCAACGAGGTCGTCAAACTCCTTCCGGTGGTCGCCGTCTCGGTCGTCGTCGGCAGTCGCAGCGGCAATCAGTACTGGAGCCTGGTCGCCATCGTTGTGCTGGTGATCTACGGCGTACTTCGGTGGTTCACGACGAGCTACCGCGTCGGTCCCGTCCACGTGCAATTGCGGCGCGGGGTGTTCCAGCGGAAGGTGCTGTCGGTCCCGCGCACCCGCATCCGCTCGGTCGACGTCGAGGCCGGGCTGCTGCACCGATTGCTCGGGCTCGCCGTCGTGCGGATCGGGACCGGGCGGCAGACTCAGGGTGTCGACGAATCCGACAAGTTCGAACTCAACGCACTCGACGCGTCGGTCGTACCGGGCCTGCGCGCCGCACTGCTCGCGGGACACCGCACGCCGCCGACCGGCCCCGACGACGCAGCCGTACCCACATCGCAGACAAACGAGGTTCCGAACGCAGATTCGGCCACCGAGATCGGCCACTGGTCGCCGTCGTGGGTGCGGTACGCACCGTTCTCGGTCACCGGGCTGATCGCGGTCGGCGCACTTGTCGGCGTCATCTTCCAGTACGGCCTTGCCGACCGGATCGCGAAGTCGCCCACCATTTCGGAAGGTGTGGACTCGGCCGAACAGGCCGGTGCGCTGATCCTCGCCCTACTCGGCCTGCTCGCTCTCGTGGTCCTCTTCGTTGCGGCGAGCGTGTTTGCGTGTGCGCGCTACCTCGTGGTTTACGGCCGCATGAGCATCACCGACAACGGCCGGACCCTGCATGTGAGCCACGGACTGCTCCGGACCCGGCAGACCACTCTGGACCGGGCCCGGCTGCGCGGGGCGACGCTGGCGGAGCCCCTACTGCTGAGACTCGCGGGCGGCGCCAGACTCGATGCAATCATGACTGGGGTCAGCGCCGAGCACAGCGAATCGTCGTTGCTGCTGCCGCAGAGTCCACGGGCCGAAGCCGAGCGAGTGATGGCAACCGTGATCGGCGACGACCGGCAGGCGACCGTGGCGCTGGTCCCGCACGGCGCGGCTGCGCGCCGGCGCCGATACGCCCGTGCACTGTGGCCCGCCGTCCTTGCGGCCCTCGTCGCGGTCGCACTCGCCGTCGCCGGCTGTGACGTTCCGTGGCCGGTGTGGGCGGGCGTCGCCGCGGTGGCCGTCGCGGGAACCGGACTGGCGTGGGACCGCTACCGCGGGCTCGGGCACGCCGTGCTGCCCGGCTGGCTGATCACCCGCAGCGGTTCCCTGGACCGTCGGCGCGACAGTGTCGAGGCCGCCGGCATCATCGGCTGGACCGTGCGGCAGACGTTCTTCCAGCGCCGCGCCGGCGTCGCGTCCGTGATCGCCGCGACGCCGGCGGGCACCGGACGGTACGTGGTCCACGATCTCCCGGTCGAACAGGCGTGGGCGCTGATCGACGCCGTCACCCCCGGAGCAGGCGGGATCTGGCGCCGGTCCGTTTAG
- the catA gene encoding catechol 1,2-dioxygenase: MTSTETATAHASGNAATDKFKSERVSADTSKERAAAIYRDVLAAFGEIIHKHRVTYDEYRVVKQWIIDVGEYGEVPLWLDVFVEHEIEDVNYSRNALAGTKGSIEGPYYVANAPELPSTCTMPMTEKDAEATPLVFSGQVTDLAGNGLAGATVELWHADEDGFYSQFAPNLPEWNLRGTIVCDDEGRYEITTLQPAPYQIPHDGPTGWFIESFGGHPWRPAHLHLMVKAPGKQTITTQLYFAGGQWLENDVATATKPELILDPKAGDDGKNYVTYNFALDPEA; this comes from the coding sequence ATGACCAGCACCGAAACGGCGACCGCGCACGCGTCGGGTAACGCCGCGACCGACAAGTTCAAGTCCGAGCGCGTATCGGCGGACACATCCAAGGAGCGAGCCGCCGCGATCTATCGGGACGTGCTCGCGGCTTTTGGGGAGATCATCCACAAGCACCGGGTGACGTACGACGAGTACCGGGTGGTCAAGCAGTGGATCATCGATGTCGGCGAGTACGGCGAGGTGCCGCTGTGGCTCGACGTGTTCGTCGAGCATGAGATCGAGGACGTCAATTACAGCCGCAACGCCCTCGCGGGTACCAAGGGCAGCATCGAGGGCCCGTACTACGTTGCGAACGCGCCCGAGCTGCCGTCCACATGCACGATGCCGATGACCGAGAAGGACGCCGAGGCAACCCCATTGGTGTTCTCCGGCCAGGTCACGGATCTCGCCGGCAACGGTCTCGCCGGCGCCACCGTCGAACTCTGGCACGCCGACGAGGACGGCTTCTACTCTCAGTTCGCGCCGAACCTGCCCGAGTGGAACCTGCGCGGCACCATCGTCTGCGATGACGAGGGCCGTTACGAGATCACCACGCTGCAGCCCGCGCCGTACCAGATCCCGCACGACGGGCCGACGGGCTGGTTCATCGAGTCCTTCGGCGGTCACCCGTGGCGGCCGGCCCATCTGCACCTGATGGTGAAGGCACCCGGCAAGCAGACCATTACGACCCAGCTGTACTTTGCGGGCGGTCAGTGGCTCGAGAACGACGTCGCGACCGCGACCAAGCCGGAACTGATCCTCGATCCGAAGGCTGGCGACGACGGCAAGAACTACGTGACCTACAACTTCGCCCTCGACCCCGAGGCCTGA
- a CDS encoding 4-hydroxyphenylacetate 3-hydroxylase N-terminal domain-containing protein, whose protein sequence is MTTTEPRPAVTDVDRSQVNVAADSEANRTANFASRPMTGDEYIESIKDGREIYLHGDKVKEFWNHPAFRNSIRMTARLYDAMHTGEHVDTLTCPTDTGNGGITMPFFKTPTSSDDLLRERDAIATWARMTYGWMGRSPDYKASFLGTLNANNELYAPFQDNAKRWYRESQEKVLYWNHAIINPPVDRQLPPDQVGDVFMKVEKETDAGLIVSGAKVVATGSAITNYNFIAHYGLPIKKKEYALICTVPMDAPGIKLISRASYSQNAAIVGSPFDYPLSSRMDENDAIFIFDKVLVPWENVFMYGDVEKINAFFPQSGFLPRFTFQGCTRLAVKLDFIAGLLMKALDATGAGGFRGVQTRVGEVIGWRNLFWSLTESMARDPEPWIGDTVIPKLEYGLTYRMFMIQGYPRIKEIIEQDVASGLIYLPSSAADFKNPDVRPYLDKYVRGSDGITAVDRVKVMKALWDSIGSEFGGRHELYERNYSGNHENVKAELLFAAENRGGVSAMKGLAEQFMSEYDLDGWTVPDLIGNEDVTAYYKK, encoded by the coding sequence ATGACCACCACCGAGCCCCGCCCCGCCGTCACGGACGTCGACCGTTCCCAGGTCAATGTCGCGGCCGACTCCGAAGCGAACCGGACCGCGAACTTCGCCTCCCGCCCCATGACCGGCGACGAGTACATCGAGTCGATCAAGGACGGCCGCGAAATCTACCTGCACGGCGACAAGGTCAAGGAGTTCTGGAACCACCCGGCGTTCCGCAACTCGATCCGGATGACCGCACGCCTGTACGACGCAATGCACACCGGTGAGCACGTCGACACGCTCACCTGTCCCACCGACACCGGCAACGGCGGCATCACCATGCCGTTCTTCAAGACGCCCACCAGCTCCGACGATCTGCTCCGCGAACGCGATGCGATCGCCACCTGGGCCCGCATGACCTACGGCTGGATGGGCCGCTCCCCCGACTACAAGGCCAGCTTCCTCGGCACGCTCAACGCGAACAACGAGCTCTACGCCCCCTTCCAGGACAACGCCAAGCGCTGGTACCGCGAGTCGCAGGAGAAGGTCCTGTACTGGAACCACGCGATCATCAACCCGCCGGTCGATCGTCAGCTGCCCCCGGACCAGGTCGGTGACGTGTTCATGAAGGTCGAGAAGGAAACCGACGCCGGCCTCATCGTCTCCGGCGCGAAGGTCGTCGCCACCGGGTCGGCGATCACCAACTACAACTTCATCGCCCACTACGGCCTGCCGATCAAGAAGAAGGAATACGCACTGATCTGCACGGTGCCGATGGATGCCCCTGGCATCAAACTGATCTCGCGCGCCTCCTACTCGCAAAACGCCGCCATCGTCGGTTCGCCATTCGACTACCCGCTCTCGTCCAGGATGGACGAGAACGACGCCATCTTCATCTTCGACAAGGTGCTGGTGCCGTGGGAAAACGTGTTCATGTACGGCGACGTCGAGAAGATCAACGCCTTCTTCCCCCAGTCCGGCTTCCTGCCGCGGTTCACCTTCCAGGGCTGCACCAGGCTGGCGGTCAAGCTCGACTTCATTGCCGGACTGCTCATGAAGGCCCTCGACGCCACCGGCGCCGGCGGCTTCCGCGGCGTCCAGACCCGTGTCGGTGAGGTGATCGGCTGGCGCAACCTGTTCTGGTCGCTCACCGAGTCGATGGCCCGCGATCCCGAGCCGTGGATCGGCGACACCGTCATCCCCAAGCTCGAGTACGGCCTGACCTACCGGATGTTCATGATCCAGGGCTACCCGCGGATCAAGGAGATCATCGAGCAGGATGTCGCCTCCGGCCTGATCTATCTGCCGTCGTCGGCGGCGGACTTCAAGAACCCCGACGTCCGTCCGTATCTCGACAAGTACGTCCGCGGCAGCGACGGCATCACTGCAGTCGACCGGGTCAAGGTCATGAAGGCGCTGTGGGACTCGATCGGGTCCGAGTTCGGCGGCCGACACGAACTCTACGAGCGCAACTACTCCGGCAACCACGAGAACGTCAAGGCGGAGTTGCTGTTCGCCGCGGAGAATCGCGGCGGGGTTTCCGCAATGAAGGGCTTGGCCGAACAGTTCATGAGCGAGTACGACCTCGACGGCTGGACAGTGCCGGATCTGATCGGAAACGAGGACGTGACCGCGTACTACAAGAAGTGA